GTGGGATGTTGATTTTCATTCTCTCTTTTGCAGTGTTACATGAAACAGCTTTTGACGGGACTTCACTATTGTCATGTGAATCAAGTGCTTCATCGTGATATTAAAGGTTTGATTTAGGAAATTCATGCTGATTTTCTAAAATTCAATCTCTCTAAATGTGGTGATATAGGCTACTCTTTTTCCCTGTAGGTTCCAATCTTCTGATTGACAACAAAGGCAATTTGAAGCTTGCCGATTTTGGGCTTGCTCGATCCTTCTCAAATGATCACAATGCAAATCTTACAAATCGTGTAATTACTTTATGGTACAGGTATGATTTGTGACACTGATCCTTTGGGGTAAGCTGGATTTCATTTTAAATTCTCTTCTCGCGTGAGTGGTGACTTGTGGTATATCAAACAGACCACCTGAGCTGCTTCTTGGGACCACAAAGTATGGTCCAGCCGTTGATATGTGGTCGGTTGGTTGCATCTTCGCTGAGCTACTTCATGGAAAACCAATCTTTCCAGGGAAGGATGAGGTAGCTGATGTTTTCTATTGGTTAAATGTCCTAAATCTTACAAAAGTAGTGAAGATGTGAGTTTTAAGTTAACTAAAATGCACTTCCTTCAGTATTCTCGACCTGACAAAGACTCGGTTAAAGTCTTAGGAAAAATAATAACAGCTTCCGCTTGAAAAGAATTGTGATGTGTTAATATTTTCCCAATGtgtacttcttctttttttttttaaataagtatGTATGTGTCTGGTGTTCCTTTACGTCTGACTTCTGGTTGGCCGATGGCATGCCTGATTAATCATCGAGTCTCAAGTCTGTTCAAGACAACTGATTGCTTCTACACTTAATTTGTTGCATCTTTAAATATTCACCGTTAGAGTTCTTGTATATTTGTGCTGGTGCACCAGCTTATGACAAGATTTGAAGATCTTCATTCTACACTTGTTTGCCAAGTATTTAAAAAACAGAAGCTGCAGTATCTGCATAAATCCAAATTAATTAGTACTTTCAAACTACTTGTTATGGAGCTTAAAAGCtgtgtgatattttgtgtaatgACAATTTTCTTTTTTCCTGAACAACCTGCTAAAAGTCACTACCATGTCTGAATGTGACTTTGGGCTGTGTCGGACTTCTAGGTGAATAACCCTCTTTAACAATGATTTCAGCCAGAGCAGTTGAATAAGATTTTTGAGCTGTGTGGTGCTCCAGATGAGGTTAATTGGCCTGGAGTTTCCAAGATTCCATGGTATAACAATTTCAAACCATCAAGGCCATTGAAAAGACGTCTAAGGGAGGTTTTCAGACAGTAAGTAAACCATATATGGTGTGCTATATTTGCTGTAGTTCCACAGCATAGTTATTTGTGTTAAATAGATCTTGTTCATGTATTTATATCATTGTGTCTGTGGCTTTAGCTTTGATCGACATGCTTTGGAGTTGCTTGACAAGATGCTGACCCTGGACCCGTCTCAGGTATCAGTTTCTCTGGCATGCATGTCATTATGTTGAAACATATATTTGACATGGTGCTTTTAGACCAAAGCTAGCCTACGAATCCCATGTCCAAGCTCATCATATTTTCTACTTATGTTGTTACTTCTTTCAGGCCTTATTTTGTGGTGGTGGTGGGGGGAGGaagacaaataaataaaatacgaCATGTATTCTTTTGCTTGTATAGTTCATTGCAATTTTCCAATGAACTTAACAGTTTACTTCCTGTACAAGAAATTTCATAGAATAACCAGATTTTTGGGAGAATTCAGTTCGGTGataattcattttatttcttAAAGGTATGATCTTTTTGGGATGTTTGATCTAAGTTAATTAGGTGCCTAAACCATCTTATATTGAAATTTGGCCACGCGGAATTGCTATTGATTCTTGTAAGAATTGGGCTTTTCAGTGCACTGATGATGCTAGTAATTTGACTGACTCCCGTAGTCAACATTCCCTCCAATATCCTCTCCCCCAGGGAGGGGCCAAAGAGATGCAGAATCCGCCTGTGCAATTTGCACCTGCTAGCCAGCTGAAGTGTGAATATTCTGCAATAGTCTCATTGCATGAGCAAACACTATCTTTGTGCATTAAAAATGTGTGCCATTATATTCCAATGCCAATTGGATGTTAAGGATCTGGTCTTATGAATGATGTGAATGTCCTGACTGACTTGCTTTTCTACTTTTTATCTTGTGAAGAGAATTTCAGCCAAGGATGCACTTGATGCCGAGTATTTCTGGACTGATCCATTACCATGCGATCCAAAGAGGTATTTCTGTCTAGATAATCCTTTTTccttaaaaatatcaaaaaagagATTCTCTTTTCTTTAGTACAAAGAATCACTTTATGAATTCCCAATATGTTCTTCTAGTTCTTTTAATTAGGAATTATTTGCTTGAGCAGTTTGCCAACCTATGAAGCTTCACATGAGTTCCAGACAAAGAAAAAGCGTCAGCAGCAGAGGCAGCACGAAGAAGCAGCTAAACGCCAAAAACTGCATCACCAGCAGCAGCATGGTCGGCTTCCACCGGTTCAGCAGTCAGGGCAGGGACATCCTCAAATGAGACCAGGCCCAAATCCCCCATTGCATGCACCCCAACCTCAGGTTGCTGGCGGACCGAGCCACCACTACGGCAAGCCGCATGGACCTCCAGCAGGGCCAAGCAGATATCCAGCTGGAGCAAATCCTTCTGGAGGATATGGTCACCCTACTCGTGGCCAAGGTGGAGCTTATGGCAGTGGTCGCTATCCACCTCAAGGAAGGGGTTCCCAATATGGTTCAGGAGGAATGCCTGCTGCTGGTCCCCGGGGAGGTGGAGGTAGCAGTTATGGTGTCGGAGGTTCAAATTATCCTCCATATGGAGCTTCTGGCACTGGACGTGGCTCAAATGTGAATCGCAACCAACAACAATATAATTGGCAGCAGTAAAATGTGCAATGTGAAATATAGGAAGCAAAGCGAAGTGTGGATTGGATATTCCCGCTTTCTTGGCTCTCTGATCCAACCTTATGCATGGCAAAGAAAGGCAGGCAATGTGTGGCAGGGCATCGGCGGGACCTGTTTATATGAAAACCTGTTACACTGAAGGTTACGTAAAGTATATATAATTTTCTATGGACATTGTCTGATGTTCTCTATCCACACCCAAATTTACTTGTAAACAGAACCACCATAAATTTACGTACTTGGCTAGGGAAGACTTCTATTTTCATCTGTTTTCGATGAATATCTTCCTGTTGTTTAAATACTGAATTTCTTTTATTAATCGTGGTCGAGATCAAAATGTGTATTAGCCCCTTTGATTAGCCATATATTTGCGAGGATGAGCCACATCAACTCTTACTAGAGCTCTTCTGATTGGCCATTTCTTTGTGAAGATTATAAGGGGCCTTCTCTACACTTTATAGTTGTATCATATTACATTGCCAATCTCAGCTTAGCAGCTAAATGGACCAATTTCCATGCTATTCTATCAACTCTACGAACAATTAGGTATAACATCAAATAAGGATGCTCTATATGGAAAATTTTCCCTTTAAGAATGGGTGTCGTCTACTTCTTGTGTCGTCTACTTTGAAatacaaaaaatccaaaaactctTAAAGTAGAAAATGAAAGAATTGTCTCGACACCTTTGCCCCCCTTTTCCgttttattaaaattattttgattattttcctaGCTTTCCTTTGTTTCTAGAAATTATTACTCCCTTTCTTCCACCTTATGTGACATTATCTCCTTTTTAGTCTATTGCGGGTCGGGTCGGATACGGGTAATgcaaaaaacggataaattatccgacccgacccatatttaatacgaataaaaaatgggttaaccggcggataatatggatatccatattatccatgacttcttgaatatgatcacttttatGAGAATTTCTAGTTTCCCAAACTTGAATAACCCCCAATTAAGGCTTTACAGACGTAAAAGCTAAAcacattggttatccattttcaaaatgaataatatggttcttatccatatttggatccgtttttaaaaagtttattatccaacccattttttagtggataatatgggtggataactgttttcttttaacgaTTTTGCCACCACTGGACTCTATTCCATAAAGAATGACCGTctctttaaatttggaaataattttaaCTTTGAACTTCTCATTTCACTCTTACAGACAAGCTTTTATAGTCAAGCAAATATTATGATATGTTTAAGGTCACAGGTTTCAAAAGTACCTTCTTTTTTGGCTTCTTGAATGAGCATAAGAATGTCGTCTAAACTTTGAATAAAGTTGCACAATAATTTTCCAGCCATAGTGCAGCAGATTTCAGTACACGAAGCTCACCAATGAGAAGGCATTGAGCCATTTGTCTCCGCAGATCATGTTTTCCAACCATACAGAGAGTAGCAGGCAGCTCCAATGACTTAATAGATGCATTATACTCTTCTATTATCTCATTGATTTTTGATTGCAAAAACTGATGTGCTTCAATCTCTCTGCTCTTGTCCTTGAGTGGACGCCGAGCCAGTCGACCATCATTTTCCGCAGCTTCCTCTGCCAAATCATTTATCTATTGTAGAGAACTGGAGCACAAAACACGGGCGAATGCACGCATTGACTGTGGAATTCCCCTACCTTGACCGTCATGAGCATACCCCCTAACCTCCTTGAGCGCGAACGAGTTCTCAGAAGAGCTTAATCCATTGACATCTTTAAGAATTAGCATCTTATGTCTACTCAAAAGCTCCAACTTCAACTGACGTAGGTTGCCCTCATGAGGTATACTCAGCTCAACTTGAACCTGTTCGTACTTATTACAAGGAAGAgtaaatccaaaatccaaaaggAGTCTTGCATTTGAAAACTTTCCATATCTTATGAGCACCTCATCACCAGGAGCATAACTGTAATCCGCAATAACCTCTGAGAGCTGTTCCTCTTCATTACTTAATACAATCGTCTCCGAAAGGTCACTATGATTTGCAAAATCTGCAAAAGGAATCATAGATACACCCCGAGAGCTTTCCCATGCTCGCGATGTAACTAAAGAGAATGCATATTTAAAGTCCTCTAATGTTAACACATCTTGTACAAAATCGGCCTTCTTAATTGTTAGAAATTCTTGTTCAACAAACAACTTATGCATAATTGTTTGGTGATATAATGAACTCGGTTGAATCATCTGTAGCTCATTGTCATCCCAGAATATTGTGTTATGCATATGTTCAAGCCGGGGACGACGAGTAATTTAAGGGGCCCATTCAGATTTGTGTCCCAACTTCTGCTCATATAGAATGAGTAAGGCAACTTTAGCGGCATTACTTACATTATCTCCGAATAAAGTATCGATACCTTTGGGGAGATTATCAGGGGCCAATTGCACATTGTAAGGAACCTTGAACAAGCAATCGCCTGGTTTTATAGGGTGACCAGCAACGAGTGATTTTCCGtagtgagcggagtttccaattGAAAGCAAGGAAGATATCTCCAACCCAGCCTTGTGTTCCAACCACGGCAAAAAGTCATCACACTCTGAACAACAAGTGGAGAAGGTGAATTTGCAGCGGAGCCGACGGATGACGGTGAGGACTGAGCATGGTGGTCGCCAGGTGTTTGATAATTTGACTCTGTGGGAGATTACCATTTTTAAAGATAATAATCAAAATGCAAATTTTCGCGCATTGGCTTATAAGGTGCGGTTTCAATGTTATGCTGTTGTGACGAGGAAGGGACACCATCTGTTGCTAATTCCGGAATCGTAATGCTAACTGGCTCCAAAAaagtttcctttttctttcttaaatttagggtctctttctttctttcttaaacttcatCCCTAGCTAAATTGGCTCACATAAAAGAAGGGAATAATATTGTTTCGGACGTAAAAAGGACCCATTTGGTAATAGATTTTGGCAgtttgttttgaaattatttttgaaaacaatatttgttcatggaatataatctatgaaaaaaattcaattctttttcaaatttccaaaactggtttagggttttttttggtgaaaatttcccttccactcacaaaactttaacttctttttcaaataaaatgcaatCCAAACATAACTTCATcttccaaaatttatttttcaacacaaattcaacaactctatttttaagtttcaaccaAATATATGCCCAACCGCTAGCGTACAATTGTCATTGCAAAGATATTTTAACGTTATGAATCGGAGTACACTAAAAATAATGCACACAAACTCCTTTGCCTATTATaatgtattggtcaaaatctgaccacttCGATTAGGGCGGTCACGACCGCATTTTTGCCATCGGGTAAGAAGCCAATAGAGTCAATCCAATCCCTCTTTTAAGACATTCTACACAACAACAACCAGGAGACCTTACGGTCGTAAGGTCGTGGCAAGGGTAAGAGGGTTTTTCGActatatatacaagtgcaagtAAGCCCCAAAGGAGGGGGGGGGGATTCCTCACAAAATAAAGAGATGAACAGAACTCCACCGGAAAGGGGAAAAAAGAGGGCTTTCCGTATAAAGAAGAAGGAGTGAGCTCAATCCCTGTACCCCGAAAAGGGCAAAACAATTATAATTCTTCTTCCCCCTCTACGGAGAGGGAAGGCTGCGCTCAATTTTGAATAAGATCTTTTGGTGCTCTACTCATCTAATTTGCAATTGCGGTCATTCAATCTTTCGATCCGATATTAATTAAGTTTGActacgatttaccccttcatctttgattgatttgcttaaaaagagttaaaaatcttttgagtcaaacaagtAAGGACTTACATTcggggtgaaattcaaaaatagtttgatttacaagtggtaattgaaaaatagccacagtttcaaaaataatcgaaatttagtcacttttcatgtaaagataaatctgaacgaaaacactgttcaaaatccgaaaaatattccagcataatatactggagttctggAGTTCCGGAGTTCCGGCATAATAtgatggaagttcatacacaggtgcatcaatctccagtatattatgctggaactttccgtattgcagcaaaatagtggctatttttcaatgactttgcaaacgctgactatttttcaattaccaaccaaaaactggctagcccatgctatttttTACCTTACGTGAAGACCACAACCATCAATATGGGCTTGGCCCGCCGGCCCGGTCCGGCCCATGATTTAATAGGGCCGGGCTAAAAAATTTGGAACTCATTTAAAAACGAGGTTTTTAAGCCCCAAGTAAGCTCGTGGCCCATGAGGCTTGATCGAGGTTGGGCTGGCTCAGCCCGTGGGCTTAATAacgtatttaattaaaaatataaaaaaaagaagaaactaaaATAACAAGAAGAGTAATCCAATCCTAAACTAGTAATACtttttatgtgaatacaaatatTTTTTGTccttaaaattttagttattttttaatgttttaactaattaacattgcatataattacagatttaaaaaaaatgaagatgtTAAGACATTTTTGTTTCACAAGAGAATTTCAATGTGCTAGATGAAGATGATTTATTGGCATTGGATATACCATGAGcaccttgaaaatatttttg
Above is a window of Nicotiana tabacum cultivar K326 chromosome 8, ASM71507v2, whole genome shotgun sequence DNA encoding:
- the LOC107760785 gene encoding cyclin-dependent kinase C-2 codes for the protein MAIAAPEQLNLTEAPTWGSRTVDCFEKLEQIGEGTYGQVYMAKEIRTGEIVALKKIRMDNEREGFPITAIREIKILKKLHHENVINLKEIVTSPGPEKDEQGRPDGNKYKGGIYMVFEYMDHDLTGLADRPGMRFSVPQIKCYMKQLLTGLHYCHVNQVLHRDIKGSNLLIDNKGNLKLADFGLARSFSNDHNANLTNRVITLWYRPPELLLGTTKYGPAVDMWSVGCIFAELLHGKPIFPGKDEPEQLNKIFELCGAPDEVNWPGVSKIPWYNNFKPSRPLKRRLREVFRHFDRHALELLDKMLTLDPSQRISAKDALDAEYFWTDPLPCDPKSLPTYEASHEFQTKKKRQQQRQHEEAAKRQKLHHQQQHGRLPPVQQSGQGHPQMRPGPNPPLHAPQPQVAGGPSHHYGKPHGPPAGPSRYPAGANPSGGYGHPTRGQGGAYGSGRYPPQGRGSQYGSGGMPAAGPRGGGGSSYGVGGSNYPPYGASGTGRGSNVNRNQQQYNWQQ
- the LOC107760784 gene encoding fructose-bisphosphate aldolase-lysine N-methyltransferase, chloroplastic-like, with translation MHKLFVEQEFLTIKKADFVQDVLTLEDFKYAFSLVTSRAWESSRGVSMIPFADFANHSDLSETIVLSNEEEQLSEVIADYSYAPGDEVLIRYGKFSNARLLLDFGFTLPCNKYEQVQVELSIPHEGNLRQLKLELLSRHKMLILKDVNGLSSSENSFALKEVRGYAHDGQEEAAENDGRLARRPLKDKSREIEAHQFLQSKINEIIEEYNASIKSLELPATLCMVGKHDLRRQMAQCLLIGELRVLKSAALWLENYCATLFKV